One stretch of Pandoraea oxalativorans DNA includes these proteins:
- the msrP gene encoding protein-methionine-sulfoxide reductase catalytic subunit MsrP translates to MSTSKARLRGADIPASSITPREVATGRRRFLQASGIGLTGMGGAALGLLPAGEAFAAESPGTGLAKLAATRNAQYVVTDKPTDIKDVTTYNNFYEFGTDKSDPARRASTLKPRPWQVAIEGEVKQPKIYDLDALLKLAPLEERIYRMRCVEGWSMVIPWVGYSLSALIKQVQPTGNARYVEFVTLADPKQMPGLSYPVLSWPYVEGLRMDEAMHPLSLLTFGLYGEVLPNQNGAPVRMVVPWKYGFKSAKSIVKIRFVEKMPQTSWNRAASNEYGFYSNVNPEVDHPRWSQATERRIGDGGIFTPKRKTLMFNGYADQVASLYQGMDLRKFF, encoded by the coding sequence ATGAGTACGAGCAAAGCGCGTCTGCGCGGGGCAGATATCCCGGCGAGCAGCATTACGCCGCGGGAAGTGGCGACAGGTCGGCGGCGTTTCTTGCAGGCGTCCGGCATTGGCTTGACGGGGATGGGCGGTGCGGCACTCGGTTTGCTTCCGGCCGGTGAGGCGTTCGCGGCCGAAAGTCCCGGCACCGGGCTGGCCAAGCTGGCAGCGACGCGCAACGCGCAATACGTCGTGACCGACAAGCCGACCGATATCAAGGACGTCACCACCTACAACAACTTCTACGAATTCGGCACTGACAAGTCCGATCCGGCACGTCGCGCCAGCACGCTGAAGCCACGGCCCTGGCAGGTAGCCATCGAGGGCGAGGTCAAGCAACCGAAGATCTACGATCTCGATGCGTTGCTGAAACTCGCACCGCTCGAAGAGCGCATCTATCGCATGCGCTGCGTCGAGGGCTGGTCGATGGTGATTCCGTGGGTCGGTTACTCGCTCTCAGCGCTCATCAAGCAGGTGCAGCCGACGGGCAACGCGAGGTACGTAGAGTTCGTGACGCTGGCCGATCCGAAGCAAATGCCGGGACTGTCGTATCCGGTACTGAGCTGGCCGTACGTGGAGGGACTGCGCATGGACGAAGCCATGCACCCGCTCTCACTGTTGACGTTCGGCCTGTACGGCGAAGTGCTGCCGAATCAGAACGGCGCGCCGGTGCGCATGGTGGTGCCGTGGAAGTACGGATTCAAGAGTGCCAAGTCCATCGTGAAGATCCGTTTCGTCGAGAAGATGCCGCAGACGAGCTGGAATCGGGCGGCGTCGAACGAATACGGCTTCTATTCGAACGTGAATCCCGAGGTCGATCACCCGCGCTGGAGTCAGGCGACGGAGCGCCGCATCGGCGACGGCGGCATCTTCACGCCCAAGCGCAAGACGCTGATGTTCAACGGGTATGCCGATCAGGTCGCCAGCCTGTATCAGGGCATGGATCTACGTAAATTCTTCTGA
- the ccsB gene encoding c-type cytochrome biogenesis protein CcsB: MELSQGYSEVSWLRRRSIGDWLSALALALGAGFALNRYGHFMDYYEHTILVLSVPTFALLGWHWRSVRWLMAGIAILALSGIGMYHHDLARADQAFFLKYFLSSQSAILWMSALFFLSTLFYWGGLLARSPFGASVGSSLCWAAVLLGFTGMMVRWYESYLVGADVGHIPISNLYEVFVLFCLITSLFYLYYEQRYETRSLGPFVLLVISAAVGFNLWYSVARSAYEIQPLVPALQSWWMKIHVPANFIGYGTFALAAMVAVAYLLKSGENKRLAANGKPLDSGFFSSRLPSLELLDDVMYKAIAVGFAFFTIATILGALWAADAWGGYWSWDPKETWALIVWLNYAAWLHMRLMKGLRGVVAAWWSLTGLLITTFAFLGVNMFLSGLHSYGQL, translated from the coding sequence ATGGAGTTATCCCAAGGCTATTCAGAGGTCTCGTGGCTGCGCCGTCGCAGCATCGGCGACTGGTTGTCCGCACTGGCGCTGGCGCTGGGCGCGGGCTTCGCGCTCAACCGCTACGGCCACTTCATGGACTATTACGAGCACACGATTCTGGTGCTCTCCGTCCCGACGTTCGCGTTGCTCGGCTGGCACTGGCGTTCGGTGCGCTGGCTGATGGCGGGGATCGCGATTCTCGCGCTCTCGGGCATCGGGATGTATCACCATGATCTGGCGCGGGCCGATCAGGCGTTCTTCCTCAAGTACTTCCTGTCGAGCCAATCCGCTATTTTGTGGATGAGCGCGCTGTTTTTCCTGTCGACACTCTTCTACTGGGGCGGCCTCCTGGCACGTTCGCCGTTTGGGGCGAGCGTCGGTTCGTCGCTGTGCTGGGCGGCGGTGCTGCTCGGCTTCACCGGCATGATGGTGCGCTGGTACGAGTCCTATCTGGTGGGCGCAGACGTCGGCCATATTCCGATCTCGAATCTGTACGAAGTCTTCGTGCTGTTCTGCCTGATTACATCGCTGTTCTATCTGTACTACGAGCAGCGTTACGAGACGCGCTCGCTCGGCCCGTTCGTGCTGCTCGTGATCAGTGCCGCCGTCGGTTTCAACCTCTGGTACAGCGTGGCGCGCAGCGCTTATGAAATCCAGCCGCTGGTGCCTGCGCTGCAAAGCTGGTGGATGAAGATTCACGTGCCAGCGAACTTCATCGGCTACGGCACATTCGCCCTCGCAGCGATGGTGGCGGTGGCTTACCTGCTCAAGTCAGGGGAGAACAAGCGTCTTGCTGCCAATGGCAAGCCGCTCGACAGTGGATTCTTCTCGTCGCGCCTGCCGTCGCTCGAACTGCTCGACGACGTGATGTACAAGGCGATTGCCGTCGGTTTCGCGTTCTTCACGATCGCTACGATTCTCGGGGCGCTGTGGGCGGCAGATGCCTGGGGCGGCTACTGGAGCTGGGATCCGAAGGAGACCTGGGCGCTGATCGTCTGGTTGAACTACGCGGCCTGGCTGCACATGCGTCTGATGAAGGGCCTGCGCGGCGTGGTGGCGGCGTGGTGGTCGCTGACGGGCCTGCTGATCACGACGTTCGCATTCCTTGGCGTGAACATGTTCCTCTCCGGACTGCATAGTTACGGACAGCTCTGA
- a CDS encoding cytochrome c biogenesis protein ResB — translation MSISTSGMQIKGAQRWVRDGVELVSSMRFAISLLTVLAIASIVGTVLKQGDPYPNYVNQFGPFWADVFRSLGLYTVYSSWWFLLILFFLMASTTLCIVRNAPKMIADIRSWRDHVREGSLRAFGHKAEYVGPLSRTDLLKRVTGYLGHRGYRFVVREREGATLVAAKAGAINKIGYIFAHSAIVIICLGGLVDSDLLIRVQMALFGKSPLQGNAVIAQIPENHRLSANNPAFRGYAFVPEGGKSTTAILNFQDGSVVQDLPFSIELKKFHVDYYSTGMPKLFASDIVVTDPETGKSMDATVKVNEPFIYKGVAIYQSSFEDGGSKLKLTGYPMRGATDRPFAFSGDIGGSTQLRGGAAGKDAYTVEFSDFRAINVENISNGGGERDVRGVARKSLRDELGAQLGSGARTDVGKDLRNVGPSVQYKVRDRSGQAKEYRNYMLPILVEDGERVFMTGVRDTPDGPFQYLRIPADADGSVKQWMLLRAALQDDGARTEAARRFAMQSLPSQTSAELRGQLQESAKRELDLFAGAMPASKNGHATGGLQAIAEFVNEKVPQEQQSSAADMFRRILDGTIWQLWQVAREQAGQPAVVPSPETERFVHTATNALSDNFLYDAPVFLQLDSFEQIQASVFQLTRSPGKKIVYLGSLLLVLGIFSMFYVRERRLWLWVKDTPEGGSSVLMAVSTTRRTLDFEKEFARTKAEMNEIVTKR, via the coding sequence ATGAGCATCAGTACCTCCGGAATGCAGATCAAGGGAGCGCAGCGTTGGGTGCGCGATGGCGTCGAGCTTGTCAGTTCGATGCGTTTCGCCATCAGTCTGCTGACCGTGCTCGCGATTGCCAGCATCGTTGGCACCGTGCTCAAACAGGGCGACCCTTACCCCAATTACGTCAACCAGTTCGGTCCGTTCTGGGCGGACGTTTTCCGCTCGCTCGGCCTGTACACGGTGTACAGCTCCTGGTGGTTCCTGCTGATCCTCTTTTTCTTGATGGCGTCCACGACGCTGTGCATCGTGCGTAATGCACCGAAGATGATCGCGGATATCCGCAGCTGGCGCGATCACGTGCGCGAAGGGAGTTTGCGCGCGTTCGGTCACAAGGCCGAGTACGTCGGTCCTCTCTCTCGCACGGATCTGCTCAAGCGTGTAACGGGCTATCTCGGACATCGCGGTTACCGCTTCGTCGTGCGCGAGCGCGAAGGGGCGACGCTGGTGGCTGCCAAGGCCGGGGCCATCAACAAGATCGGCTACATCTTCGCGCACAGCGCCATCGTGATCATCTGTCTGGGCGGTCTGGTCGACAGCGACCTGCTGATTCGCGTCCAGATGGCGCTGTTCGGCAAGTCACCGCTGCAAGGTAACGCTGTCATCGCACAGATCCCCGAGAACCATCGTCTGTCGGCGAACAACCCCGCGTTTCGCGGCTACGCATTCGTACCGGAAGGCGGTAAGTCCACCACGGCAATTCTGAATTTTCAGGACGGCTCGGTTGTGCAGGACCTGCCGTTCTCCATCGAACTGAAGAAATTCCACGTCGACTATTACTCGACGGGCATGCCCAAGCTGTTTGCCAGCGACATCGTGGTGACGGACCCCGAAACCGGCAAGTCGATGGATGCGACGGTCAAGGTCAACGAACCTTTCATCTACAAGGGCGTGGCGATCTACCAGTCGAGCTTCGAGGACGGCGGCAGCAAGCTGAAGCTGACCGGCTACCCGATGCGCGGCGCGACCGATCGTCCGTTCGCGTTCTCCGGCGACATCGGCGGGTCGACCCAGTTGCGCGGTGGCGCTGCAGGTAAGGACGCCTACACCGTCGAGTTCAGCGACTTCCGCGCCATCAACGTCGAGAACATCAGCAATGGTGGTGGCGAGCGCGACGTGCGCGGCGTCGCCCGTAAATCGTTGCGCGACGAACTGGGGGCGCAACTGGGTTCCGGTGCACGAACCGACGTGGGCAAGGATCTGCGAAACGTCGGTCCGTCGGTGCAATACAAGGTGCGCGACCGCAGCGGTCAGGCCAAGGAGTACCGCAACTACATGCTGCCGATTCTGGTGGAGGACGGCGAGCGTGTGTTCATGACGGGCGTGCGCGACACCCCGGACGGTCCGTTCCAGTACCTGCGCATTCCGGCGGATGCCGATGGCTCCGTCAAGCAGTGGATGTTGCTGCGTGCGGCGCTTCAGGACGATGGCGCGCGGACCGAAGCGGCGCGCCGGTTTGCCATGCAATCGCTACCGTCGCAGACGTCCGCCGAGTTGCGCGGACAATTGCAGGAAAGCGCCAAGCGCGAACTGGACCTTTTCGCCGGTGCGATGCCAGCGAGCAAGAATGGCCACGCGACAGGTGGTTTGCAGGCGATTGCCGAGTTCGTGAACGAGAAGGTGCCGCAAGAGCAGCAATCGAGTGCGGCCGACATGTTCCGCCGCATTCTGGACGGTACGATCTGGCAACTGTGGCAGGTCGCGCGTGAGCAGGCGGGGCAGCCGGCGGTGGTGCCGTCGCCGGAGACCGAGCGTTTCGTGCACACGGCCACCAATGCGCTGTCCGACAATTTCCTGTACGACGCCCCGGTGTTCCTGCAACTCGATTCGTTCGAGCAGATCCAGGCGAGCGTCTTCCAGCTCACGCGCTCGCCGGGCAAGAAGATCGTGTATCTTGGCAGCTTGCTGCTGGTGCTGGGCATCTTCTCGATGTTCTACGTGCGCGAGCGGCGTCTGTGGCTGTGGGTCAAGGACACGCCGGAAGGTGGCAGTTCGGTATTGATGGCAGTGTCGACGACGCGTCGCACCCTGGATTTCGAAAAGGAATTCGCCCGCACGAAGGCGGAGATGAACGAGATCGTCACAAAACGATGA
- a CDS encoding c-type cytochrome: MNRGVWKSLAATPLALACFLLSGAAQAAEPQTPAKPDLARGQAIATQVCAACHAADGNSPGGAYPKLAGQHAEYLYKQLVDFKAQPGKTPARNNPIMAGMVAALNEQDMRNVSAYFASQTEKPGVARNKDTVPLGEKIYRGGIAEKGVPACASCHGPTGAGMPSQYPRLSGQWAEYTEAQLIAFRNETRGNNAPMHTIGGRLSDKEIKAVSDYVAGLR; the protein is encoded by the coding sequence ATGAACCGAGGAGTGTGGAAGTCTCTCGCTGCAACACCGTTGGCGCTGGCATGCTTTCTTCTGAGCGGTGCGGCACAAGCCGCCGAGCCCCAGACGCCCGCAAAACCCGACCTGGCCCGGGGACAGGCCATCGCTACGCAGGTGTGTGCGGCCTGCCACGCGGCAGACGGCAATAGCCCTGGCGGCGCTTATCCGAAGCTGGCCGGCCAGCATGCCGAATATCTCTACAAGCAGCTCGTCGACTTCAAGGCGCAGCCCGGCAAGACACCGGCGCGCAACAACCCCATCATGGCCGGCATGGTCGCGGCATTGAACGAGCAGGACATGCGCAACGTGTCCGCTTACTTCGCCTCACAGACCGAGAAGCCGGGCGTGGCCCGCAACAAGGACACCGTGCCGCTCGGCGAGAAGATCTACCGTGGCGGCATCGCGGAGAAGGGCGTGCCGGCGTGCGCGTCTTGCCACGGCCCGACCGGTGCGGGCATGCCGTCGCAGTACCCGCGCCTGTCCGGGCAATGGGCGGAATACACCGAGGCACAACTCATCGCCTTCCGTAACGAGACGCGCGGCAACAACGCGCCGATGCATACGATCGGCGGGCGTCTGTCGGATAAGGAAATCAAGGCCGTCTCCGATTACGTGGCCGGTCTGCGCTAA
- the yihA gene encoding ribosome biogenesis GTP-binding protein YihA/YsxC — protein sequence MSLLHQARFFTTVNHLRDLPPTAVPEVAFAGRSNAGKSSALNILCNQKRLAFSSKTPGRTQHINYFEIAHLEHLYGYLVDLPGYGYAEVGGGVKVHWQQLLGDYLVQRPQLRGLVLVMDSRRPFTDLDCELIDWFMPTGRPIHALLTKADKLTRQEATNVLRETQKRLSALPRTDGLPSDDPTIAPQFTAQLFSSLKRTGVDAAQRTLEDWLAIPAREKAKK from the coding sequence ATGTCCCTACTTCATCAAGCCCGCTTCTTTACGACCGTCAATCATCTGCGCGACCTGCCGCCTACGGCCGTGCCCGAGGTCGCCTTCGCGGGTCGCTCGAACGCGGGCAAATCCAGCGCGCTCAACATCCTGTGCAATCAGAAGCGGCTGGCCTTCTCGAGCAAGACGCCGGGCCGCACGCAGCACATCAACTATTTCGAGATCGCCCACCTCGAACACCTTTACGGCTACCTTGTCGATTTGCCGGGGTACGGCTATGCCGAGGTCGGCGGCGGTGTGAAGGTGCACTGGCAACAACTGCTCGGCGACTACCTCGTCCAGCGTCCCCAATTGCGCGGCCTCGTGCTGGTGATGGACTCGCGCCGCCCGTTCACGGACCTCGATTGCGAACTGATCGACTGGTTCATGCCCACCGGACGTCCGATCCATGCCCTGTTGACGAAAGCCGACAAGCTGACGCGTCAGGAAGCCACGAACGTGTTGCGCGAGACGCAGAAACGCCTGTCCGCGCTGCCGCGCACCGATGGGCTGCCGTCCGACGACCCGACGATTGCGCCGCAATTCACGGCACAACTGTTCTCGTCGCTCAAGCGCACCGGCGTCGACGCCGCGCAGCGCACGCTCGAAGACTGGCTTGCCATTCCGGCGCGCGAGAAGGCCAAGAAGTAA
- the hemB gene encoding porphobilinogen synthase gives MSSYPLLRPRRMRRDDFSRRLMRENRLTCDDLIYPVFVLEGEKRREAVDSMPGVERVSVDELMRVADTCVTLGVPVIALFPNIEASLKTPDGIEATNPDGLIPRAVRELKRNFPDLGVLTDVALDPYTSHGQDGVLDENGYVINDVTTDLLVKQALTQAEAGVDIVAPSDMMDGRIGAVREALEAGGYIHTRIMAYAAKYASAFYGPFRDAVGSAANLGKSNKMTYQMDPANSDEAIREVALDIEEGADMVMVKPGMPYLDIVRRVKDEFRFPTYAYQVSGEYAMLKAAAQNGWLDHDKVMMESLLAFKRAGADGILTYFALDAARLLRAQA, from the coding sequence ATGAGTTCCTACCCCCTGCTTCGTCCGCGCCGCATGCGACGCGATGACTTCTCGCGCCGTCTGATGCGCGAAAACCGCCTGACCTGCGACGACCTCATCTACCCGGTGTTCGTGCTCGAAGGCGAGAAACGCCGCGAGGCTGTCGATTCGATGCCCGGCGTCGAACGTGTTTCCGTCGACGAATTGATGCGTGTGGCCGACACGTGCGTAACGCTCGGCGTACCCGTCATTGCGCTGTTCCCGAACATCGAAGCCTCGCTCAAGACGCCGGACGGCATCGAGGCGACCAACCCCGACGGTCTGATCCCCCGCGCGGTGCGCGAGCTCAAGCGCAACTTCCCCGATCTCGGCGTTCTGACCGATGTCGCGCTCGATCCGTACACCAGCCACGGACAGGATGGCGTACTCGATGAGAACGGTTACGTCATCAACGACGTGACGACGGATCTGCTGGTGAAGCAAGCGCTCACGCAGGCGGAAGCGGGCGTAGATATCGTTGCCCCCTCGGACATGATGGACGGCCGCATTGGCGCCGTGCGCGAGGCCCTGGAAGCCGGCGGTTATATCCATACGCGGATCATGGCGTACGCGGCCAAGTACGCATCGGCGTTCTATGGTCCGTTCCGCGACGCTGTCGGCTCGGCCGCGAACCTCGGCAAGAGCAACAAGATGACCTACCAGATGGACCCGGCCAACTCGGACGAAGCGATTCGTGAAGTGGCGCTCGACATCGAGGAAGGTGCCGACATGGTGATGGTCAAGCCCGGCATGCCGTACCTCGACATCGTGCGTCGCGTGAAGGACGAGTTCCGCTTCCCCACGTATGCCTATCAGGTCAGTGGCGAATACGCGATGCTCAAAGCCGCCGCACAGAACGGCTGGCTCGATCACGACAAGGTGATGATGGAATCGCTGCTGGCCTTCAAGCGAGCCGGTGCGGACGGTATTCTGACCTACTTCGCACTCGACGCCGCACGCTTGCTTCGCGCACAGGCGTAA
- the dsbD gene encoding protein-disulfide reductase DsbD: MMSRRLRRGPPLRRCRLMRDGSRMRRGGNCMFDVKTLAGPGLVVASSPRRATMPHRVQRLWMLALTVLAIMLTLGAGRAHAADDFLDPDVAFKVSKSEQPGVVVLHFDVAKGHYLYRERFAFTADNPAVKLGAPVFPKGEVKHDDTFGKDMEVYHEPIDVRVPVDQASGPFTLNVSLQGCADKGLCYPPMDKPLKISAAAISNASGGTSSAGSPVGPATQALLGGGAQGAGSASVASPAVVGPTGSSAGGWLSARDDYNEAERIFSGGSFALALGIFFVLGLGLAFTPCVLPMVPILLSIVAGQEASRWKAVRLAVAYVLGMAIVNTVIGVAAGLLGQGLIAFLQAPWVLALFALLMVVLSLSMFGMYEIQLPAALRDRIDNAARKQQSGQWVGAAMMGVLSGLIVSPCVTAPLAAALAFIAKTGDAVFGGATLFALSLGMGLPLVILAGGGSTLLPRAGAWMDGVKRFFGFLLLGVALWIVRPLLSTPVLLLGAGVLLLVAATFMRVFDNLPEGVSGARRLLKGLGVVVALLGAVALVGAAAGARDPLAPLAGLSTVASGSANAGAPAVEGVKFQRVRSVAELDQVVASAGRPVMFDFYADWCISCKEMERFVFTDPRVKARLDQVLLVQADVTANNADDQALLKRFGLFGPPGIIFFDGSGKEVTGTRVIGAQSADLFLRSLEKAFGPAA; encoded by the coding sequence ATGATGTCCCGGAGATTGCGGCGTGGCCCGCCACTGCGGCGCTGCCGGCTTATGCGCGATGGGTCGAGAATGAGACGCGGGGGGAACTGCATGTTTGATGTGAAGACGTTGGCCGGGCCGGGATTGGTCGTCGCCAGCAGCCCCCGGAGAGCGACGATGCCACATCGTGTCCAGCGACTCTGGATGCTTGCACTGACCGTGCTGGCGATCATGCTGACGTTGGGCGCGGGCCGCGCTCATGCGGCAGACGACTTCCTTGATCCCGACGTCGCTTTCAAGGTGTCGAAATCGGAACAACCCGGGGTCGTGGTGCTGCATTTCGACGTCGCAAAGGGGCACTACCTCTATCGTGAACGGTTCGCCTTCACCGCGGATAATCCCGCTGTCAAACTCGGCGCGCCGGTATTCCCGAAAGGCGAGGTCAAGCACGACGACACCTTCGGCAAGGATATGGAGGTGTATCACGAGCCGATCGATGTCCGGGTTCCGGTCGATCAGGCGAGCGGGCCCTTTACGCTGAACGTCTCGCTGCAGGGATGCGCAGACAAGGGGTTGTGCTATCCGCCAATGGACAAACCGCTGAAGATTTCCGCTGCGGCGATTAGCAACGCGAGCGGTGGCACTTCCAGCGCCGGTTCCCCGGTCGGCCCGGCGACCCAGGCATTGCTGGGCGGCGGTGCACAGGGGGCTGGAAGCGCTTCGGTCGCATCCCCCGCCGTGGTCGGTCCCACGGGGAGCTCAGCAGGCGGATGGTTGTCCGCGCGAGACGACTACAACGAAGCGGAGCGGATTTTCTCGGGCGGCAGCTTTGCGTTGGCGTTGGGGATTTTCTTCGTGTTAGGTCTCGGGCTCGCCTTCACCCCGTGCGTTTTGCCGATGGTGCCAATCCTTCTGTCGATCGTTGCGGGTCAGGAAGCCAGTCGTTGGAAAGCGGTGCGTCTGGCCGTCGCGTACGTTCTCGGCATGGCCATCGTGAACACCGTCATTGGCGTGGCCGCCGGACTGCTTGGGCAGGGTTTGATTGCCTTCTTGCAGGCCCCTTGGGTGCTCGCCCTGTTTGCGCTGCTGATGGTGGTTCTGTCCCTTTCGATGTTTGGGATGTACGAGATCCAACTGCCTGCCGCGCTGCGTGACCGGATCGACAATGCCGCGCGCAAGCAGCAGTCGGGACAGTGGGTCGGCGCGGCAATGATGGGTGTCCTGTCCGGGTTGATCGTCAGTCCTTGCGTGACGGCACCCCTGGCGGCAGCGTTGGCATTCATCGCCAAAACCGGGGACGCCGTTTTCGGCGGTGCGACGCTCTTTGCGCTATCGCTGGGGATGGGACTGCCGCTTGTGATCCTTGCCGGTGGCGGGAGCACGTTGTTGCCGCGCGCGGGCGCATGGATGGACGGCGTGAAGCGTTTCTTTGGCTTCCTGCTGCTTGGCGTTGCGCTGTGGATCGTTCGCCCCCTGCTGTCGACGCCGGTCTTGCTGCTCGGCGCGGGCGTTCTCCTGCTGGTTGCGGCCACGTTTATGCGCGTGTTCGACAATTTGCCCGAGGGGGTTAGCGGCGCGCGACGTCTATTGAAAGGCCTCGGTGTTGTCGTGGCGCTGCTGGGTGCCGTAGCACTCGTCGGTGCCGCCGCCGGCGCGCGCGATCCATTAGCGCCGTTAGCTGGCTTGTCGACCGTGGCGTCGGGGAGTGCCAATGCTGGCGCGCCTGCTGTCGAGGGCGTGAAATTCCAGCGCGTTCGTAGCGTGGCGGAACTGGATCAGGTGGTGGCGAGCGCCGGGCGTCCGGTGATGTTCGATTTCTATGCGGACTGGTGTATCAGCTGCAAGGAGATGGAGCGTTTCGTTTTCACGGATCCGCGTGTAAAAGCCCGCCTCGATCAAGTGTTGCTCGTGCAGGCTGACGTCACGGCCAACAATGCAGACGATCAGGCGCTACTTAAGCGCTTCGGTTTGTTCGGGCCGCCGGGCATCATCTTTTTTGATGGGAGCGGCAAGGAAGTCACCGGAACGCGCGTGATCGGCGCGCAGTCGGCGGATCTGTTCTTGCGAAGCCTCGAAAAAGCATTCGGGCCGGCTGCCTGA
- the cutA gene encoding divalent-cation tolerance protein CutA, translated as MDALLIVMTTFPDEASAEAAIDGMLAGRLAACVQQMAPVRSSYRWQGKRETSVEVPLMIKTTAARYGALEQYIKEHHTYDVPEIAAWPATAALPAYARWVENETRGELHV; from the coding sequence ATGGACGCCCTTCTCATCGTCATGACGACATTTCCCGACGAGGCCAGCGCAGAAGCGGCCATTGACGGCATGCTTGCCGGACGTCTGGCGGCCTGCGTGCAGCAAATGGCGCCGGTGCGGTCGAGTTATCGCTGGCAGGGCAAGCGTGAAACGAGCGTAGAAGTGCCGCTGATGATCAAGACGACTGCCGCGCGTTATGGCGCGTTGGAGCAGTACATCAAAGAACACCATACATATGATGTCCCGGAGATTGCGGCGTGGCCCGCCACTGCGGCGCTGCCGGCTTATGCGCGATGGGTCGAGAATGAGACGCGGGGGGAACTGCATGTTTGA
- the rplQ gene encoding 50S ribosomal protein L17 codes for MRHRHGLRKLNRTSSHRLAMLRNMSNSLLQHEAIKTTLPKAKELRKVVEPLITLGKKDSVANRRLAFNRLRDREMVTKLFNELGPRFANRPGGYLRILKMGFRVGDNAPMAFVELLDRPEVDTEAPEVAE; via the coding sequence ATGCGTCACCGTCATGGTTTGCGTAAACTGAACCGTACCAGCAGCCACCGTCTGGCCATGCTGCGTAACATGTCGAATTCGCTGCTCCAGCACGAAGCCATCAAGACCACGCTGCCGAAGGCCAAGGAACTGCGTAAGGTCGTCGAGCCCCTTATCACGCTGGGCAAGAAGGACTCCGTCGCTAACCGTCGTCTGGCGTTCAACCGCCTGCGCGATCGTGAAATGGTCACGAAGCTGTTCAACGAACTCGGCCCGCGTTTTGCCAACCGTCCGGGCGGCTACCTGCGTATCCTGAAGATGGGTTTCCGCGTGGGTGACAACGCTCCGATGGCTTTCGTCGAACTGCTGGATCGTCCGGAAGTCGACACGGAAGCGCCGGAAGTCGCTGAGTAA
- a CDS encoding DNA-directed RNA polymerase subunit alpha yields MQTSLLKPKIIAVEPVGEHHAKVVMEPFERGYGHTLGNALRRVLLSSMVGYAPTEVTIAGVVHEYSTIDGVQEDVVNFLLNLKGVVFKLHNRDEVTVTLRKDGEGVVRASDIEVPHDVELINPDHVIAHLAKGGKLDVQIKIEKGRGYVPGNVRRYGDESAKVIGRIVLDASFSPVKRVSYAVESARVEQRTDLDKLVMNIETNGVVSPEEAIRQSARILVDQLSVFAALEGTEAASEAPSRAPQIDPILLRPVDDLELTVRSANCLKAENIYYIGDLIQRTENELLKTPNLGRKSLNEIKEVLASRGLTLGMKLENWPPAGLEK; encoded by the coding sequence ATGCAAACCAGTTTGTTGAAGCCCAAGATTATTGCGGTTGAGCCGGTCGGTGAGCATCACGCCAAAGTCGTGATGGAGCCGTTCGAACGTGGCTATGGCCACACCTTGGGCAACGCGCTTCGCCGCGTGCTGTTGTCATCGATGGTGGGCTACGCGCCGACCGAAGTGACGATTGCTGGCGTTGTGCATGAATACTCCACCATCGATGGTGTCCAGGAAGATGTCGTCAACTTCCTGCTGAACCTCAAGGGTGTCGTGTTCAAGCTGCATAACCGTGACGAAGTCACCGTTACGCTGCGCAAGGATGGTGAAGGTGTGGTGCGCGCTTCGGATATCGAGGTGCCGCATGATGTGGAACTGATCAACCCCGATCACGTGATCGCGCATCTGGCGAAGGGCGGCAAGCTCGACGTTCAGATCAAGATCGAAAAGGGTCGCGGTTATGTCCCGGGTAACGTGCGCCGTTATGGCGACGAATCGGCCAAGGTTATTGGTCGTATCGTCCTCGACGCGTCGTTCTCGCCGGTCAAGCGTGTGAGCTACGCGGTCGAGTCGGCCCGTGTGGAACAGCGTACGGACCTGGACAAGCTCGTGATGAACATCGAAACCAACGGTGTGGTGTCGCCGGAAGAAGCGATTCGTCAATCGGCTCGCATCCTCGTCGACCAACTGTCGGTGTTCGCTGCGCTGGAAGGCACGGAAGCCGCCAGCGAAGCGCCGTCGCGTGCGCCGCAGATCGATCCGATCCTGCTGCGTCCGGTGGACGATCTCGAGTTGACGGTGCGTTCGGCCAACTGTCTGAAGGCCGAAAACATCTACTACATCGGCGACCTGATCCAGCGTACCGAGAACGAATTGCTCAAGACCCCGAATCTGGGTCGCAAGTCGCTCAACGAGATCAAGGAAGTGCTTGCCTCGCGTGGTCTCACGCTCGGCATGAAGCTCGAAAACTGGCCGCCGGCCGGTCTCGAGAAGTAA